A genomic region of Helicoverpa zea isolate HzStark_Cry1AcR chromosome 8, ilHelZeax1.1, whole genome shotgun sequence contains the following coding sequences:
- the LOC124632782 gene encoding thymidylate synthase: MGYGNGVIGHHDEYQYLRLVQQIIETGDKRVDRTGVGTLSIFGAMQRYSLKNNTLPLLTTKRVFTRGVIEELLWMISGSTDSKALNAKGVHIWDANGSRSFLDNLGFTDREEGDLGPVYGFQWRHSGAEYVDAKTDYTGKGIDQLKNVIETIKNRPADRRMLICAWNPSDLSKMALPPCHCLAQFHVSSGKLSCLLYQRSADMGLGVPFNIASYSFLTHMIAHITGLEPGEFIHTTGDTHVYLNHIEPLKVQLQRVPTPFPTLEFARKITSIDDFKYEDFIIKGYKPQPKIDMEMAV; encoded by the exons ATGGGTTATGGAAATGGTGTAATTGGTCATCATGATGAGTACCAATATTTGAGACTAGTGCAACAAATTATTGAAACAG GTGATAAAAGAGTGGACAGAACTGGAGTCGGCACTTTATCCATATTTGGTGCTATGCAGCGATATTCTCTCAAGAATAACACGCTTCCATTACTTACTACTAAGCGCGTATTTACCAGAGGCGTCATTGAAGAGTTACTCTGGATGATATCCGGCTCAACTGATTCGAAGGCTCTTAATGCTAAAGGAGTACATATTTGGGATGCCAATGGATCTCGAAGCTTTTTAGACAACTTAGGATTCACTGACAGGGAAGAAG GAGACCTCGGACCGGTTTATGGCTTTCAGTGGAGACATAGTGGAGCTGAGTATGTAGATGCAAAAACTGACTACACTGGAAAAGGAATAGATCAGCtaaaaaatgttattgaaacaataaa GAACCGGCCAGCTGACAGAAGAATGTTAATATGTGCATGGAATCCATCAGATCTAAGCAAGATGGCTCTACCTCCATGCCATTGCTTAGCTCAGTTCCATGTATCAAGTGGCAAGCTGTCTTGTCTGCTTTATCAAAGGAGTGCTGATATGGGGCTGGGTGTTCCTTTCAACATTGCCAgctactcattcctcactcacATGATTGCCCACATCACAGGATTAGAG CCTGGGGAATTCATCCACACTACAGGCGACACTCATGTGTATTTAAACCATATAGAACCCTTGAAAGTACAACTGCAAAGAGTACCTACTCCATTCCCCACATTGGAATTTGCTCGGAAGATTACTTCCATTGATGATTTTAAGTATGAAGACTTCATTATCAAGGGATATAAA
- the LOC124632574 gene encoding leucine-rich repeat-containing protein 56: MPAFEAPSVELGSAPRTPSIVASPSPSEISSASSPEPPNVRATPLFRALAMPPPEPEQPPGQDELERRLPGYRRIVIPRELTLIELLKQSSGVTTDDEVLRIREAKLRVVADRVGLRRLHVLSPRLRNLTLDGSALSSLRDLGIGLVHLKILSINRCGLSTLDGVWGLGALRELYAAGNRLHDLQPLAALQKLHTLNLADNPISDSGRLWTLGVCGALRKLTLTGTPAADDMDYRSRVAAALPMLLYLDDRPLHTDIEYDSEGIFGAASSSSDSEDEDEPDLLLKETEPLPAEPEPMPSTSQDDFTHHDQVGDGNFGSPECDFSRRRLRRRPATTENAGVRPTRPDVPLRPKTAQHRRSTTANEPSRLEILNTLMDDEWLCSGSKLTSLEAVCGNLARALRRTTSANRRSKVDAEKELVEQTMEDASRAIAAEIPRAPRLEDWVKFKEETGIDINIDFNDRPKDADPAKVLERLEQIEKETQKRVKEEALRGNTSNTDRSSASTSYLPNSAFHTLSIMNDFEMFQSFQTDLVSNASNYDLDSYFDDVNDLRSVSRERVRSPRNNDSLTE, from the exons ATGCCTGCTTTCGAAGCTCCAAGTGTCGAACTGGGTAGTGCACCTCGGACACCGAGCATAGTCGCGTCACCCTCTCCTTCGGAAATCTCTAGTGCCAGTTCACCTGAACCACCTAATGTACGAGCCACTCCGTTGTTTAG AGCTCTGGCTATGCCACCACCTGAACCAGAACAACCGCCAGGACAAGATGAGCTGGAGCGCCGGCTTCCTGGATACAGACGTATCGTCATACCCCGAGAACTAACTTTGATAGAGCTTCTG AAACAAAGCAGCGGGGTAACAACCGATGATGAGGTGCTGCGTATTCGAGAAGCTAAGCTACGCGTGGTGGCTGATCGAGTAGGACTGAGGCGACTGCACGTTCTCTCCCCACGACTGCGAAACCTGACGTTAGACGGCAGTGCGCTTTCTTCATTGCGTGATCTTGGAATCGGTTTAGTTCATCTCAAA ATTTTAAGTATCAATCGATGCGGCTTGTCTACCTTGGACGGCGTCTGGGGTCTTGGTGCCTTGAGGGAACTGTATGCTGCTGGAAACCGCCTTCACGACTTGCAGCCCTTAGCGGCGTTGCAAAAATTACACACATTAAACTTGGCTGA CAATCCTATATCAGATTCGGGTCGTCTGTGGACGTTAGGCGTATGTGGTGCTCTCCGAAAACTTACTCTCACTGGCACTCCAGCAGCTGATGATATGGACTACCGCTCTCGCGTTGCCGCTGCGCTTCCAATGCTCCTATATTTGGACGATCGACCCCTACATACAGACATTGAAT ACGATTCTGAAGGTATATTTGGAGCTGCATCCTCTTCATCTgacagtgaagatgaagacgaGCCTGACCTTTTGCTCAAAGAAACCGAACCACTGCCAGCGGAGCCTGAACCGATGCCTTCCACATCCCAAGAT GATTTTACACACCATGATCAAGTCGGTGACGGTAACTTTGGGAGTCCTGAATGCGATTTTTCACGGAGACGTCTGCGGCGTCGGCCAGCGACCACAGAGAATGCTGGTGTGAGACCAACGAGGCCGGATGTACCGCTTAGACCAAAAACAGCACAACACAGGCGTAGCACAACTGCAAATGAACCAAGCCGACTAGAGATTCTGAATACTCTTATGG ATGACGAATGGCTATGCAGTGGAAGCAAGTTGACATCTTTGGAGGCAGTCTGCGGAAACTTAGCGAGAGCTTTGCGTCGAACTACTAGCGCAAATCGTCGCTCTaaag TAGATGCCGAGAAAGAGTTGGTCGAACAAACGATGGAAGACGCATCACGAGCGATAGCAGCTGAAATACCACGTGCACCACGACTTGAAGACTGGGTCAAATTCAAAGAAGAAACTGG GATTGATATCAATATAGATTTTAATGATAGACCAAAAGACGCAGATCCAGCGAAGGTTCTCGAACGTCTCGAGCAAATAGAGAAAGAAACTCAGAAAAGGGTTAAAGAAGAAGCTTTAAGGGGCAACACTAGCAATACGGACAGAAGTTCGGCTAGCACATCATATTTGCCAAACAGTGCTTTCCATACCTTATCAATTATGAATGACTTTGAAATGTTTCAGAGTTTTCAGACAGATTTGGTTTCTAATGCTTCGAATTATGATCTCGATTCGTATTTTGACGATGTCAACGATTTGCGCTCCGTAAGCAGAGAAAGGGTTAGGTCTCCTCGTAACAATGACTCACTAACGGAGTAA